From one Neofelis nebulosa isolate mNeoNeb1 chromosome 4, mNeoNeb1.pri, whole genome shotgun sequence genomic stretch:
- the GPR141 gene encoding probable G-protein coupled receptor 141, with protein MADHNSSSCSPILTPHLTRLYFIVLIGGLVGIISILFLLVKMNTRSVTTTAVVNLVVVHSVFLVTVPFRLTYLIKHIWTFGLPFCKFVSAMLHIHMYLTFLFYVVILVIRYLIFFKRKDKVEFYRKLHAVAASTGMWLLVIVIVVPLVVSQYGSYETYDEKHCFKFHKELARAHVQVINYMIVTIVIAIAVILLVFQIFIIMSMVRKLRHSLLSHQEFWAQLKNLFFIGVILVCFLPYQFFRIYYLYVVAQSSDCNNTVAFYNEIFLSVTAISCFDLLLFVLGGSHCKQKIIDLWNCFLCR; from the coding sequence ATGGCTGACCACAACAGTTCTTCCTGCAGTCCTATATTGACACCCCATTTAACCAGGCTGTACTTCATAGTGCTCATTGGAGGACTGGTGGGCATCATCTCTATTTTGTTCCTGCTGGTGAAAATGAACACGCGGTCGGTGACTACCACAGCAGTCGTTAACCTGGTGGTGGTCCACAGTGTTTTCTTGGTGACAGTGCCTTTTCGCTTGACATATCTCATCAAGCACatctggacatttgggttgccCTTCTGCAAATTTGTGAGCGCCATGCTACACATCCACATGTACCTCACATTCCTGTTCTATGTGGTGATCCTGGTCATCAGGTACCTCATCTTCTTCAAGCGCAAGGACAAAGTGGAATTCTACAGAAAACTGCATGCTGTGGCGGCCAGTACTGGCATGTGGCTGCTGGTGATTGTCATTGTGGTACCCCTGGTTGTTTCTCAGTATGGAAGTTATGAGACGTATGATGAGAAACActgttttaaattccacaaagAACTTGCTCGTGCCCACGTGCAAGTTATCAACTATATGATAGTCACTATTGTTATAGCCATTGCAGTGATTCTCTTGGTCTTCCAGATCTTCATCATTATGTCAATGGTGCGGAAGCTACGCCACTCCTTGTTGTCCCACCAGGAGTTCTGGGCCCAGctgaaaaaccttttttttataGGAGTCATCcttgtttgctttcttccctACCAGTTCTTTAGGATCTATTACTTATATGTGGTGGCACAGTCAAGTGACTGTAACAACACTGTTGCATTTTATAATGAAATCTTCTTGAGTGTAACAGCAATTAGCTGCTTTGATTTGCTGCTCTTTGTTCTTGGGGGAAGCCATTGTAAACAAAAGATAATTGACCTTTGGAATTGCTTTTTGTGCCGCTAG